In one window of Onychomys torridus chromosome 5, mOncTor1.1, whole genome shotgun sequence DNA:
- the Psmg4 gene encoding proteasome assembly chaperone 4 isoform X2, translated as MEEPQAAAGADVLLHNFSARLWEQLVHFHVMRLTDSLFLWVGATPHLRNLAVAMCSRYPGRPVNRCLSATTSPTQTVTSRYS; from the exons ATGGAGGAGCCGCAGGCCGCCGCGGGCGCGGACGTGTTGCTTCACAATTTCAGCGCAAGGCTGTGGGAGCAGCTCGTCCACTTCCACGTCATGCGCCTGACAGACTCGCTCTTCCTGTGGGTGGGGGCAACGCCGCATCTACGCAACCTCGCGGTGGCCATGTGCAGCCGCTAC ccaGGAAGACCAGTAAACAGGTGTTTGTCAGCTACAACCTCCCCAACACAGACAGTAACTTCACGTTACTCGTAG
- the Psmg4 gene encoding proteasome assembly chaperone 4 isoform X1, producing MEEPQAAAGADVLLHNFSARLWEQLVHFHVMRLTDSLFLWVGATPHLRNLAVAMCSRYDPIPVCTSLFGDTSDATSSGLAQRLARKTSKQVFVSYNLPNTDSNFTLLVENRIKEEMETFPEKF from the exons ATGGAGGAGCCGCAGGCCGCCGCGGGCGCGGACGTGTTGCTTCACAATTTCAGCGCAAGGCTGTGGGAGCAGCTCGTCCACTTCCACGTCATGCGCCTGACAGACTCGCTCTTCCTGTGGGTGGGGGCAACGCCGCATCTACGCAACCTCGCGGTGGCCATGTGCAGCCGCTAC gacCCCATCCCTGTGTGCACCTCCCTGTTTGGAGACACTTCCGACGCGACCTCCAGTGGCCTTGCCCAGCGCTTAG ccaGGAAGACCAGTAAACAGGTGTTTGTCAGCTACAACCTCCCCAACACAGACAGTAACTTCACGTTACTCGTAGAAAACaggatcaaggaagaaatggagacgTTTCCGGAGAAGTTCTGA